A single region of the Garra rufa chromosome 6, GarRuf1.0, whole genome shotgun sequence genome encodes:
- the LOC141336321 gene encoding adhesion G protein-coupled receptor E3-like codes for MMLDWTVILKPSSHMVTSTTSTSPPTIGPYISALEQCKTTGQCADLLGQIENMTEAEGHSINLENILDAVLNASEVSESSAAEPNKLVSDGNRLLKVSKKLVSMMVKPTNTNYSTSFALDTVEVEIFMVGPQTTLEKIPRLSTTNASVDIDLIGIAKNNIETKSAAVAFMSYSKMENLLKPDFFNTPNDTIKTMMSTVISATLPKTTNTTLTKPVNFTFQHIREFDPSGSLSCVYWNISEWIVDGCSVLETNSSFTVCSCVHLSTFTLIMQTSRPPEEDPLMDLLGLVCVTVGLVFFTLALLTFVFCRWNTRVNNVARINICISLLLAHLLFLLTQQFLSVIQHQKVLCAMISGLLHFLFLSGFVWMFIEAVLLYICVKNLSQISSINGEVLSNRFLCVIGYLVALVVAVVSAVVYPEDYGSERCWIKMDRGFISSFLGPVCMILTANIVIFTMIIISLNSTLKNLNAEVSQMKKTKIMVFKTMAQFVVLGCSWILGLFTNNSKVLEIFFLVLNSQQGTFIFLIYCVLNNEVRQQYRRFYRYLCHVKQQDYSIMFRK; via the exons ATGATGCTGGACTGGACTGTGATATTGAAAC CTTCTTCACACATGGTCACTTCCACAACATCTACCAGTCCCCCTACTATAG GTCCATATATCTCAGCACTAGAACAATGCAAG actacaGGACAATGTGCTGATCTTCTTGGCCAGATAGAGAACATGACAGAAGCAGAAGGGCATTCGATT aatttggaaaacATTTTGGATGCAGTCCTCAATGCTTCTGAGGTTTCAGAGTCATCAGCAGCTGAGCCAAATAAACTGGTGTCAGATGGAAACCGTTTATTAAAAGTCAGCAAGAAACTTGTGTCCATGATGGTAAAACCGACAAACACAAATTACTCTACCAGTTTTGCTCTTGACACTGTGG AGGTAGAAATCTTCATGGTTGGACCACAGACCACCTTAGAGAAAATCCCACGACTTAGCACTACAAATGCTTCTGTGGACATCGATCTCATTGGAATCGCCAAGAACAACATTGAAACAA AATCGGCTGCTGTGGCTTTCATGAGCTACAGCAAAATGGAGAATCTACTGAAGCCAGACTTCTTCAACACACCAAATGACACGATTAAAACCATGATGTCTACTGTAATCTCAGCTACTCTTCCCAAAACCACCAACACTACACTCACCAAACCAGTCAACTTCACCTTTCAACACATCAGA GAGTTTGATCCCAGTGGTTCTCTGTCCTGTGTGTACTGGAATATCAGCGAGTGGATTGTAGATGGTTGTTCTGTTTTAGAGACCAACAGCAGCTTCACTGTGTGTTCCTGTGTTCATCTGTCAACATTCACTCTCATCATGCAAACCAGCCGCCCACCAGAG GAAGACCCACTGATGGATCTGTTGGGTTTGGTGTGTGTGACCGTGGGGCTGGTGTTCTTCACTTTGGCCCTGTTGACCTTTGTCTTTTGTCGATGGAATACTAGAGTGAATAATGTGGCTCGAATCAACATCTGCATCAGTCTTCTGTTGGCTCACCTTCTGTTCCTGCTCACACAGCAGTTCCTGAGCGTCATACAGCATCAGAAG GTGTTGTGTGCCATGATCTCAGGCCTTCTGCACTTCCTCTTTCTCTCTGGATTTGTGTGGATGTTCATTGAAGCCGTACTGCTCTACATCTGTGTGAAGAACCTATCACAGATCAGCTCCATCAATGGGGAGGTGCTTAGCAATAGATTCCTGTGTGTGATTGGATATCTGGTTGCGCTGGTTGTGGCGGTTGTGTCTGCTGTGGTGTATCCTGAAGACTATGGAAGTGAAAG ATGCTGGATTAAAATGGATAGAGGCTTTATCTCGAGTTTTTTGGGACCTGTTTGCATGATACTAACA GCGAACATTGTAATTTTCACCATGATCATCATCAGTCTAAATTCAACTCTAAAAAATCTCAATGCTGAAGTTTCACAGATGAAAAAAACCAA GATTATGGTGTTTAAAACAATGGCTCAGTTTGTGGTTCTTGGTTGCTCCTGGATTCTGGGTTTATTCACTAATAACAGTAAGGTGCTGGAGATCTTCTTCCTGGTCTTGAACTCTCAGCAGGGAACCTTCATCTTCCTGATCTATTGTGTCCTCAATAATGAG GTCAGGCAGCAGTACAGGAGGTTCTACAGATATCTTTGCCATGTCAAACAACAGGACTACAGCATCATGTTcagaaagtaa